The Equus caballus isolate H_3958 breed thoroughbred chromosome 12, TB-T2T, whole genome shotgun sequence genome contains a region encoding:
- the LOC138916854 gene encoding olfactory receptor 5AN1-like, protein MTQGGNITAITHFLLLGFSDFPGIRAVLFVVFLLVYIMTLIWNLCLIILIRMDFHLHTPMYFFLHNLSFIDICYVTSTVPKMLSNFFQEQQTITLVGCAVQYFIFSTMGPSESCLMTAMAYDRYAAICNPLLYSSIMSPTLCVQMVLGSYMAGFSGSISQLCAMLQLQFCGPNVINHFFCDMPQLLVLSCTDTFFVQLMTAVLIVIFGIINVSIIMISYGCIVISIMKITSAKGRSKAFSTCASHLTAVTLFYSSSIFVYLSSSSGGSSSFDRFASVFYTVVIPMLNPLIYSLRNKEIKDALKRLQKKGKYC, encoded by the coding sequence ATGACTCAAGGAGGAAATATTACAGCTAtcacccatttcctcctcttgggATTCTCAGATTTCCCCGGAATCAGAGCAGTGCTCTTCGTTGTATTCCTGTTGGTGTACATTATGACTCTGATTTGGAACCTGTGTCTCATCATCTTAATAAGGATGGATTtccatctccacacacccatgtacttcttcctccatAATCTGTCCTTCATTGATATCTGCTACGTGACCTCCACAGTCCCCAAGATGCTCTCCAACTTTTTCCAGGAGCAGCAAACCATCACCCTTGTGGGTTGTGCTGTTCAATACTTCATCTTTTCAACCATGGGACCgagtgagtcttgtctcatgacagccatGGCTTATGATCGATATGCTGCCATTTGTAACCCActtctctattcatccatcatgtCACCCACTCTGTGTGTTCAAATGGTGCTTGGGTCCTATATGGCAGGATTCTCTGGTTCTATATCCCAATTGTGTGCCATGCTTCAGCTCCAATTCTGTGGGCCTAATGTCatcaaccacttcttctgtgacatgccACAACTGTTAGTCCTGTCCTGCACTGACACTTTCTTTGTACAACTCATGACTGCGGTATTAATAGTGATCTTTGGGATAATAAATGTCTCAATTATCATGATATCTTATGGCTGTATTGTCATCTCCATTATGAAGATCACTTCAGCTAAAGGCAGGTCCAAGGCTTTCAGcacctgtgcttctcacctgACAGCAGTGACCCTCTTCTATTCCTCAAGTATCTTTGTCTACTTGAGTTCCAGCTCTGGCGGTTCCTCTAGCTTTGACAGGTTTGCATCAGTCTTCTACACTGTGGTGATTCCCATGTTGAATCCCTTGAtttatagtctgaggaacaaagaaatcaaagacgccTTGAAGAGGTTGCAAAAGAAGGGAAAGTATTGCTGA